GATCCAGCTGAGCACGCTTGTCCTTTAGCGCCTGTAATTGCTCCATCCATTTAGCTTCTTCTTCTTTAATCCTTGAAACCCGACGCTCCAACACTTCACGTTGTCCTTCGCCGTAACGGATATCATTACGTGCTTGGGCCATAGCATTAAGTGTGTCGAATAGCTCAGCCTTCAGCCGCTCTTCAGCCTCAGAGCTTCCATCTGCGAACGCAAGCTTTTCTTCTTCCTCATAGAGCTTAGTAGACTGCTCCTTCAGTAAAGCTTCAAGCTCTGCACGCTTACCCTTCAGAACAACTTCTTCGGCGGAGGCCTGTTCGAATCTTTCTTCCGCAGATGTCAACGATTGCTGCAAGCCTTCGCGAGTGCGTTCGAGATTGCTGCGACGTTCATTAAGCAATTCGACATACCCTTCCGACTTCTCGGTTTCCTCACTGCAGCGCAGCAATTCGTCCTGAAGCTTCTCCAACAGCTCCTCAAGATGAACTAACGCCTGACGTTCTTCTTCCAGTATCGAATCGTGCTGACTAACGAAAGTCGACAAACCGAGCTGCTCATCACGAAGAACCGCTAACCGTTCGTTCGTCTGCGACCAGGAGGTATGAACTCCTTCGATCTGATGAACGTACATTGCGATTTCTTTATTTTTCAAATCCTCTTTTAATTGCTTATAAGCCTCGGCTTTTTCCGATTGATTTTTCAACGGCTCGATCTGACCTTTAAGCTCGCTAACCAAATCGTGAATCCGCAGCAGATTGCCCTCTGTATCCTCAAGCTTCTTCTGCGCTTCCTTTTTCCGGCTTTTGTATTTCACGATTCCTGAAGCTTCTTCGAAAATCCCCCGCCGATCCTCAGACCGCGTGCTTAAGATTTCCTCAATTCTCCCTTGCCCGATAATAGAATAAGCTTCACGTCCAATACCCGTGTCCATGAACAGCTCAGTAATATCCTTCAGTCGGCAAGGCTGCTTATTAATTAAGTACTCGCTTTCACCATTCCGATGAACCCTACGCGTAACCGTAACCTCGCTGAAGTCTAGTGGCAACGCCTTGTCCATATTATCTAGCGTTAAAGAGACTTCCCCAAAGTTAACAGCCTTACGAGAATCACTCCCGGCAAAAATAATATCTTGCATATTGCCACCGCGAAGGGATTTCGCACTTTGCTCACCGAGCACCCAACGAATGCCATCGGAAATGTTGCTCTTTCCACTCCCATTTGGTCCGACCACCGCAGTAATACCACGCACAAATTCCAACTCGGTCCGGTCCGCGAATGACTTAAAACCAGTCAGCTCGATTCTTTTCAAAAACATAAGGATAAATTCCCCTCTCGAGTCGGCCCTTACTCTGGATATTGCTTCGCAAACGTTGTCAGCGCTTCAGAAGCAGCTTGCTGCTCCGCTTCCTTCTTTGATCGTCCGATCCCCTTGCCGAGCTGCTTCTTGCCGACAACAACAATAGCTACGAATTCCCGATCATGAGCGGGCCCAAGCTCCTCCACGATCTGGTAATCAAGCGCTCCCATTGACAATTGTTGTACTTTCTCCTGCAGCTCCGTCTTGAAATCCTTGAGTGATGCTTGCTTGTCCCTAGGAAGTAAAGAAAATAAATAGCGATCTAAAAACGCACGAACAGCATTTAATCCCTGATCCAAATAAAGAGCGCCTAAGAACGCTTCAAAAGCGTCCGCAAGCAAAGATGGCCTAGTCCGGCCTCCCGTTTGCTCCTCCCCTTTGCCCAGCAGCACGACCTGCCCGAATTCGAGCGCCTCGGCAAAACGGACAAGCGATGGTTCACAGACGATACTCGCCCGCAAACGGGTCATTTCCCCTTCCGGAGAATCCGGATAGAGGCGATATAAATATTCGGATACGGTCAGCTGCAGCACCGCATCGCCAAGAAACTCTAATCTTTCATTATCTTCAATGCGGGCTCCTCGTTGCTCATTCACATAGGAGGCATGCGTGAAAGCTTGCTTCAACAAGGCGGAATTGCGGAAAGTCACCTTAGTACGTTCTTGCAATTGTTGAAATACATCCTTCATATCTCTCACCTCAAGCTCAGCCCTTATAAACAATCGACGCAGGCAGCATAGGCCGCCTGCGTCGACGTTCACGCGCTTATTAGGCTTCGTATTTACGCATAATTATGGTCGCATTATGACCGCCAAATCCAAAGGAGTTCGACAAAGCCACTTGCACATCCGCTTCACGCGCTGTATTCGGAACATAATCCAAATCAAGCTCAGGATCTTGATTATCCAAATTAACTGTTGGAGGAATAACACCATTTTGCAGCGTCAATCCCAATATTACCGCTTCAACGCCACCAGCAGCTCCAAGAAGATGCCCAGTCATTGATTTAGTCGAGCTGACCGCAAGCTTGTAAGCGTGATCGCCGAAAGCTTTCTTAATCGCAGTCGTTTCAGATTTATCGCCAACTCCTGTTGATGTTCCGTGAGCGTTAATATACTGAATAGCCTCAGGCTCGATTCCAGCGTCATTCAACGCCTTCTTCATACAACGAGCCGCACCATCCGGATCAGGATCCGTCATGTGATAGGCATCGCCGCTCATTCCATAGCCGATTACTTCAGCATAAATGCGAGCGCCTCTTTGTTGTGCATGCTCTAGCGATTCAAGAATAAGAACACCTGCACCCTCACCCATTACGAAACCATCACGATCCACATCAAATGGACGGCTAGCTTTCTCGGGCTCATCGTTGCGGGTACTCATAGCTCTCATCGAACAAAAGCCTGCCATACCAATTGGGCGAATCGTAGCTTCGGCACCGCCGCAGATCATAACGTCGGCATCTCCACGCTGAATCATCTTAAAGCTGTCACCAATGGAATGTGTTCCTGTTGCGCAAGCTGATACCGCTGCGGAGTTCGGACCTTTGGCTCCAGTGCTAATAGACACTTGTCCGCTTGCCATGTTAGCAATCATCATCGGAATGAAGAATGGGCTTACGCGACGCGGGCCCTTCTCCATCAATATTGTATGCTGATCTTCCCAAGTACCTAAACCACCGATACCTGAGCCAACAACAACGCCCACACGTTCTGGGTCTGCATTGTCGCCAATAACAAGGTTTGCGTCTTCAACTGCTAGCTTACTAGCCATAACTCCAAACTGCACAAAGCGGTCCATCTTGCGTATTTCTTTTTTATCGATATATGCGCTAGGATCAAAATCCTTAATTTCTGCAGCTATCTTAGTTGTATATTCGGTTGTATCGAATGCTTCTATTTGACTAATTCCTGATTTGCCATTTAATATATTACTCCAAAATGTAGGCAAATCGGATCCGAGGGACGTTACGACCCCCATACCTGTGACAACAACACGCTGTGTCAAACCATTCACCTCTTCAGGGTATTTCAATCTCGCTCCCCTAGTGTGAAGCGGTGCCTAAATGTGCAGAAGTCCCGTCGCAATAACGGGACTCGGTCGATCATTACGCATGAGATTGTATGTATTTAACGACTTCTCCCACGGTTGTAATCTTCTCTGCATCCTCGTCTGAAATCTCCAAGTCGAATTCGTCTTCGAGTTCCATAACGAGCTCTACCACATCGAGAGAATCAGCGCCTAAGTCGTCTTTGAAGGATGCTTCGGCTGTTACCTCTGCCTCTTCAACACCTAGGCGTTCGATAACGATGCGTTTTACACGTTCTTGTACATCTGACATCCGGTTCACCTCCCTTAACGTATTATACGTGAATCATGGACAAAAAGCCATAGATGCATTACGCGGAAGCCGTGCAAATCTGTACATCCGAGGAAGCCGCGTTATACGCGGCATTCAAATGCAAGCTCACATGGATACCATGTAAAACAAAGCTACATATACATCCCGCCATCGACGTGAATCGTTTGGCCGGTCATATAGGATGCCGCATCTGAAGCTAAGTAAATCACGGCCGCCGCGATGTCCTCGGGACGGCCCATTCTTCCAATCGGGATTTCTCCGAGCAGCTTTACCCTATATTCCTCAGGAAGCTTATCGGTCATATCCGATTCAATAAAACCAGGGGCTATTGCGTTAACTGTAATACCACGCGACGCTAATTCCTTAGCGGCTGACTTTGTCAAACCAATTACACCCGCTTTGGCTGCAACATAGTTAGCTTGTCCTGCATTACCAATCGTACCAACAACCGAAGAAATATTAATAATGCGTCCGGAGCGTTGCTTCATCATCGATCTTGTAACGGACTTCAAGCCGTTGAACACGCCTTTTAGGTTCGTCTCGATAACTTCGTCAAACTCCGACTCTTTCATACGCATAATTAGATTATCACGAGTAATGCCCGCATTATTAACGAGAATATCCAGTTTGCCGAATGCTGCAATAGTCTGGGATACCATCTCGTCGAACTCAGCTGCCTTACCTACATTGGCCTTCACCATAATGGCTTTACGACCATGCGCTTCAACCAGTTTAACGGTTTCTGCTGCTGCTGCTTCGCTGCCGGAATAATTAACGGCTACGTCTGCTCCAGCTTCCGCGAGAGCAATCGCAATTGCTCTGCCAATTCCACGGGATGCCCCGGTTACTAGCGCACTTTTACCACTCAAGTCCCACATCGCCATATTAGATTCACCCTCTCGTCCATTGTCGCTGTTTCAGCTTCATTGTGCAACTGCGGTCGCTGCAGTGTTCACCGAGATGATTTGCACTGATTTGTCGATTTTCTTAATCAATCCAGCCAGCACAGTGCCCGAACCGATTTCCACGAAGGTATCGACTCCCTCACCGATCAGAAACTTTATCGTATCCTCCCACTGAACGGGAGAAACAACTTGTTTCACAAGCAGCTCGCGAAGCTCTTCACCAGATGTAACAGGTAAGGCATGTACGTTAGCTACAACAGGCACTTGAGCGACATTGAATGATATCTTCGACAGCTCACTCGCTAAATTATCAGCCGCAGGCTGCATAAGAGAAGAGTGAAATGGTCCGCTCACATCAAGCGGTATTACTCTCTTAGCTCCCGCTTCTTTGCCTCGTTCAACAACTGCCGCAACTCCCTGAGCGGAGCCTGATACAACAATCTGACCAGGACAGTTGACGTTAGCTAGCTCCACAAGCGCTCCCGATGCAGATATATCTGTGCATAGTGCTTGCAAGGCTTCACGTTCTGCGCCAAGCACCGCTGCCATCGCACCTTCCCCGCTAGGTACAGCTTGCTCCATAAATTGACCACGAGACCGTACCAGTCGAATCGCATCCTCAAAGGATAATACTCCTGCCGCTACAAGTGCGCTATATTCCCCTAAGGAATGTCCAGCAACAAAATCAGGAGTAACGCCCTGGCTCTTATAGGTTTCAAGCAAAGCTATGCTTGTTGCCAAAAGCGCAGGCTGCGTATTAGCTGTCTGACGCAGTTGTTCATCAGGACCTTCAAACGCCAGCTTCGATATCGAGAACCCTAGTGTTAGGTCAGCTTGATCAAATATAGCTCGTGCTGCGGGATTGCTCTCATAAGCATCTTTACCCATGCCTATCGCTTGCGCACCTTGTCCGGGAAATACGAATGCAATCTTACCCAAAGTAATTCCTCCCTTAGCCACGCGGCATAAACATTAAAAATAAACTTACCAAACCAAGACAGAAGCGCCCCAAGTTAATCCGCCGCCGAATCCGACAAGTACAAGGGTATCGCCTTCCTTAACGCGATTTTGTTCCACTGCTTCAGCAAGTGCAATCGGTATGGAGCCGGCTGAAACATTTCCATAACGGTCAAGATTGATCATTGCCTTCTCTTCTGGAAGATCCAATCTTTCCAAAGCGGATTGAATGATACGAATATTGGCTTGATGAGGAATAAGCAGGTCGATATCGGACTTTTCTAACCCGGCTTCAGCCAAAGCTTCCTCTGCTGCGCTTCCCATTATTCTAACGGCGAACTTGAATACATCCCGACCGTTCATTTCAATAAAGTGGCGTCGGTCTGTTACAGACTGCTCAGTTGATGGATACCTAGAGCCACCGCCACAAATTCGAAGCAGATCCCCACCAGCACCATCAGCTCCGAGCTTGAACGATTTAAAACCACGTCCTTCTGGAACTTGACCAAGAACAACCGCACCAGCACCATCTCCGAAAAGAATAGCCGTATTGCGATCCGTATAATCTGTTATACGAGACAAGCACTCAGCACCGACAACGAGTACATGACGATACATTCCCGTTGCAATAAGTCCAGTCCCATTTGCTAACCCGTAAATAAATCCTG
This portion of the Cohnella abietis genome encodes:
- the rnc gene encoding ribonuclease III is translated as MKDVFQQLQERTKVTFRNSALLKQAFTHASYVNEQRGARIEDNERLEFLGDAVLQLTVSEYLYRLYPDSPEGEMTRLRASIVCEPSLVRFAEALEFGQVVLLGKGEEQTGGRTRPSLLADAFEAFLGALYLDQGLNAVRAFLDRYLFSLLPRDKQASLKDFKTELQEKVQQLSMGALDYQIVEELGPAHDREFVAIVVVGKKQLGKGIGRSKKEAEQQAASEALTTFAKQYPE
- the fabF gene encoding beta-ketoacyl-ACP synthase II encodes the protein MTQRVVVTGMGVVTSLGSDLPTFWSNILNGKSGISQIEAFDTTEYTTKIAAEIKDFDPSAYIDKKEIRKMDRFVQFGVMASKLAVEDANLVIGDNADPERVGVVVGSGIGGLGTWEDQHTILMEKGPRRVSPFFIPMMIANMASGQVSISTGAKGPNSAAVSACATGTHSIGDSFKMIQRGDADVMICGGAEATIRPIGMAGFCSMRAMSTRNDEPEKASRPFDVDRDGFVMGEGAGVLILESLEHAQQRGARIYAEVIGYGMSGDAYHMTDPDPDGAARCMKKALNDAGIEPEAIQYINAHGTSTGVGDKSETTAIKKAFGDHAYKLAVSSTKSMTGHLLGAAGGVEAVILGLTLQNGVIPPTVNLDNQDPELDLDYVPNTAREADVQVALSNSFGFGGHNATIIMRKYEA
- the acpP gene encoding acyl carrier protein; its protein translation is MSDVQERVKRIVIERLGVEEAEVTAEASFKDDLGADSLDVVELVMELEDEFDLEISDEDAEKITTVGEVVKYIQSHA
- the fabG gene encoding 3-oxoacyl-[acyl-carrier-protein] reductase, with the translated sequence MWDLSGKSALVTGASRGIGRAIAIALAEAGADVAVNYSGSEAAAAETVKLVEAHGRKAIMVKANVGKAAEFDEMVSQTIAAFGKLDILVNNAGITRDNLIMRMKESEFDEVIETNLKGVFNGLKSVTRSMMKQRSGRIINISSVVGTIGNAGQANYVAAKAGVIGLTKSAAKELASRGITVNAIAPGFIESDMTDKLPEEYRVKLLGEIPIGRMGRPEDIAAAVIYLASDAASYMTGQTIHVDGGMYM
- the fabD gene encoding ACP S-malonyltransferase — translated: MGKIAFVFPGQGAQAIGMGKDAYESNPAARAIFDQADLTLGFSISKLAFEGPDEQLRQTANTQPALLATSIALLETYKSQGVTPDFVAGHSLGEYSALVAAGVLSFEDAIRLVRSRGQFMEQAVPSGEGAMAAVLGAEREALQALCTDISASGALVELANVNCPGQIVVSGSAQGVAAVVERGKEAGAKRVIPLDVSGPFHSSLMQPAADNLASELSKISFNVAQVPVVANVHALPVTSGEELRELLVKQVVSPVQWEDTIKFLIGEGVDTFVEIGSGTVLAGLIKKIDKSVQIISVNTAATAVAQ
- a CDS encoding beta-ketoacyl-ACP synthase III yields the protein MNGISVGILGTGKYVPDRRLTNQELEQMVETNDEWIVTRTGIRERRIAAPEQATSDLAYEASILALQAAGITADELDLIIVATITPDMFFPSTACLLQEKLGAKKAAAFDLSAACSGFIYGLANGTGLIATGMYRHVLVVGAECLSRITDYTDRNTAILFGDGAGAVVLGQVPEGRGFKSFKLGADGAGGDLLRICGGGSRYPSTEQSVTDRRHFIEMNGRDVFKFAVRIMGSAAEEALAEAGLEKSDIDLLIPHQANIRIIQSALERLDLPEEKAMINLDRYGNVSAGSIPIALAEAVEQNRVKEGDTLVLVGFGGGLTWGASVLVW